The following coding sequences lie in one Ostrea edulis chromosome 8, xbOstEdul1.1, whole genome shotgun sequence genomic window:
- the LOC125662148 gene encoding tripartite motif-containing protein 45-like, whose product MTTSLDSSSMEDVTLCSICFEKFKSPRFLPCTHSFCHRCLSSYIVNVCKSTEPQLGFNCPLCREYILSPGDLKKPEEWAGLFPFNDILQTIVNKPDVKLCDPCLRENESENAIGFCLSCTEYLCKMCTKYHKRQFHSGNHIVCQLNEMKSDNIFPESGKNHDCPEHKKEKIKFFCNDHQQSCCSVCIGTKHRKCESVDTVEDAAKNIKQNGQLDVLLGDVKNLEKKLTKAKSEQEIHVAEIENSVDEIIEKTEREFKELVDHLEILKSRHLDEVAGALKKGRGKLSDCTNVLTDGIQCTNYCCRNIERAKETDNDVEIVTTYYRVKERRLQLKRFKFTKKQITISETSSQVLREVRNMESFGDIEYAESDRHITYDVNDIVLSLVSEFSITEGNPNVYTGNFLSNGNFAVPDCKSNGRCFIYNKDWQSTEVIDGLSSPFEVIQAGNELFVTSPGTKSIEVFSASDLHKLRSVNINETVYGITMYNGACYVACLDKIIKIDMSGKKLREYKAESNNNINISATNDGHLLYSDYSRNTVTAITDQGNTVWQYTHLRMKTPCGLDVDSVGNIFVAATESDNIHVLSGAGSLIRIIEDIPKPVFIKLMEERSLCCVCSDCKLMKVYKL is encoded by the coding sequence ATGACAACATCACTAGACAGCTCTTCGATGGAGGATGTTACATTGTGTTCGATATGTTTCGAAAAATTCAAGTCGCCGAGGTTTTTACCGTGTACACATTCCTTCTGTCACAGGTGTTTATCTTCCTACATCGTTAATGTGTGTAAATCTACGGAGCCTCAATTGGGATTCAATTGTCCATTATGCCGTGAGTACATTCTTAGCCCTGGTGACTTAAAAAAGCCAGAAGAGTGGGCAGGACTTTTCCCTTTTAATGATATTCTACAGACAATCGTTAACAAACCTGATGTGAAGCTGTGTGACCCCTGTTTACGTGAAAACGAAAGTGAAAATGCTATCGGGTTTTGTTTGTCTTGTACTGAATATTTATGTAAGATGTGTACCAAATATCACAAAAGGCAATTCCATTCAGGCAACCATATCGTATGTCAATTGAACGAGATGAAAtccgacaatatatttcctgAATCGGGAAAAAATCACGATTGCCCTGaacataaaaaggaaaaaatcaaattcttcTGTAACGATCACCAGCAGTCCTGTTGTTCAGTGTGTATAGGAACAAAGCACAGAAAATGCGAAAGTGTTGATACTGTTGAAGATGCAgcaaaaaatataaaacaaaatggcCAACTGGATGTTCTTTTGGGTGATGTGAAGAACCTGGAAAAGAAACTGACAAAAGCAAAGAGCGAACAAGAGATACATGTAGCAGAAATAGAGAATTCAGTGGACGAAATTATAGAGAAAACAGAAAGGGAATTCAAGGAACTTGTTGATCACCTAGAAATACTGAAGAGCAGACATTTAGATGAAGTAGCAGGTGCACTGAAGAAAGGAAGGGGGAAGTTAAGTGATTGTACAAATGTACTTACTGATGGTATACAGTGTACAAATTACTGCTGCCGGAACATTGAAAGAGCTAAAGAGACGGATAATGATGTTGAAATTGTAACTACTTATTACAGAGTGAAAGAGAGGCGTTTACAGCTTAAACGGTTTAAATTCACGAAGAAACAGATAACGATATCTGAAACGAGTTCACAAGTTTTGAGAGAAGTGAGAAATATGGAATCTTTTGGTGATATTGAATATGCTGAGTCTGATCGTCATATCACGTACGATGTAAATGACATTGTGTTATCTTTAGTTTCTGAATTCAGCATTACTGAAGGAAATCCGAATGTATACACTGGGAATTTTCTGTCAAATGGTAACTTTGCAGTTCCAGATTGCAAATCTAATGGCCGTTGTTTTATTTATAACAAAGACTGGCAATCCACGGAAGTCATTGATGGACTGAGTAGCCCTTTTGAAGTCATACAAGCCGGAAATGAACTATTTGTGACCTCTCCAGGGACGAAATCTATAGAAGTCTTTTCTGCGTCTGATTTACATAAACTGCGAAGTGTTAATATAAACGAAACCGTGTATGGAATAACAATGTACAATGGAGCGTGTTATGTAGCATGTTTagataaaattataaaaattgatATGTCCGGTAAAAAACTTAGAGAATATAAAGCTGAAAGCAATAATAATATTAACATAAGTGCAACAAATGATGGACATCTTTTGTACAGTGACTATTCCCGTAATACAGTAACCGCAATCACGGATCAGGGAAACACCGTCTGGCAGTATACACATCTCAGAATGAAAACTCCCTGTGGACTTGATGTAGACTCTGTCGGTAATATCTTTGTTGCCGCTACAGAAAGTGACAATATCCACGTGTTGTCTGGCGCTGGCAGTCTCATTAGGATTATCGAGGATATTCCAAAACCAGTGTTTATTAAACTAATGGAGGAGAGGAGTTTGTGTTGTGTGTGCAGTGACTGCAAACTTATGAAAGTGTATAAACTGTAA
- the LOC125662149 gene encoding uncharacterized protein LOC125662149, protein MKSGNIFPESGNIHSCPKHKRETVKFFCNDHQQSCCSTCIGTKHRKCESIDTVEDAAKNIKQNRQLDVLLGDMKNLEKKLTKAKGEQEINVAEIENSVDEIIEKTEREFKECVDHLEILKNKHLDEVAGALKKGRGKLSECTNVLSDGIQCTNYCCRNIERVKETENDAEMVMTYYRVKERLLQLKQFKCTKKQITISQKKVTSFERINEFSIDGENSIVWTGNFLSNGNFVFADYIPDGRCFIYNKDWKSTEVIDGLSYPFEAIHSGEELLVTCDGTKSIEVFSLSDLHKLQSININKTVYGITKLNGACYVGCGNKIIKLNLSGEKLKEYKVEGNYNIHISTTKDGHIVYSNCSLNTVTAITDQGDTVWQYKHIKMKVPRGLDVDSVGNIFVAARGSDNIHVLSGAGSLIRIIEDIPQPMFIKLMEERSICCVCSNREIMKVYKL, encoded by the exons ATGAAATCTGGCAACATATTTCCCGAATCAGGAAATATCCATAGTTGCCCAAAACATAAAAGGGAAACTGTCAAATTCTTCTGTAACGATCACCAGCAGTCCTGTTGTTCAACATGTATAGGAACAAAGCACAGAAAATGCGAAAGTATTGATACTGTTGAAGATGCGgcaaaaaatataaaacaaaatcgCCAACTGGATGTTCTTTTGGGTGATATGAAGAACTTGGAAAAGAAACTGACAAAAGCAAAGGGCGAACAAGAGATAAATGTAGCAGAAATAGAGAATTCAGTGGACGAAATCATAGAGAAAACAGAAAGGGAATTCAAGGAATGTGTTGATCACCTAGAAATACTGAAGAACAAACATTTAGATGAGGTTGCAGGTGCGCTGAAGAAAGGAAGGGGGAAGTTAAGTGaatgtacaaatgtactttCTGATGGTATACAGTGTACAAATTACTGCTGCCGGAATATTGAAAGAGTTAAAGAGACTGAGAATGACGCTGAAATGGTGATGACGTATTACAGAGTGAAAGAGAGGCTCTTACAGCTGAAACAGTTTAAATGCACGAAGAAACAGATAACGATATCTCAAAAAAAAGTCACAAGTTTTGAAAGAA TTAATGAATTCAGCATTGATGGAGAAAATTCGATTGTGTGGACCGGGAATTTTCTGTCCAATGGTAACTTTGTATTTGCAGACTACATACCTGATGGCCGTTGTTTTATTTATAACAAAGACTGGAAATCCACGGAAGTCATTGATGGACTGAGTTACCCTTTTGAAGCAATACACTCCGGAGAAGAACTGCTGGTGACGTGTGATGGAACGAAGTCTATAGAAGTTTTTTCTTTGTCTGATTTACATAAACTGCAAAGTATCAATATCAACAAAACAGTGTATGGAATAACAAAACTCAATGGAGCGTGTTATGTGGGATGTGGAAATaagattataaaattgaatctgTCTGGTGAAAAACTTAAAGAATATAAAGTCGAAGGCAATTACAATATTCACATAAGTACAACAAAAGATGGACATATTGTGTACAGTAACTGTTCCCTGAATACAGTAACCGCCATCACGGACCAGGGAGACACCGTGTGGCAgtataaacatatcaaaatgaaaGTACCCCGTGGACTTGATGTAGACTCTGTCGGTAATATCTTTGTTGCCGCTAGAGGAAGTGACAATATTCACGTGTTGTCTGGCGCTGGCAGTCTCATTAGGATTATCGAGGATATTCCACAGCCAATGTTTATTAAACTAATGGAAGAGAGGAGTATATGTTGTGTGTGTAGCAATCGCGAAATCATGAAAGTGTATAAACTGTAG